The sequence ACAAGTCCAGCAGTTCACCGGCCTCTTGATGGACCGCCATGAACGTCTTGTGGCTAAGTTCGCCGCGCGAATACCGCTGCAATGTGTCGAGGTCGATGCTTTTCACAAATCGGACAATTTCCTACTCATCCTATTGAAATCACAATATAATAAAGGAACTTCGCCTAATCAACTCCAGGGCCGTTCCCGACTGTAGTTTGTGTCCTCAATCGGTTGCAGGAGGAGGGGGAAAACACTATATTTAACTCGACTTAAGGCAAGAAGATTCCACGAGGAGAGGCAGTGTTGCGTTCAGTTTGGGTGGTTGTTGGTTTTCTGGTACTTTTATGCCAGTTTGCCCGTGCAGAGGAACCAGCGGACACTCTGACTACCCCTCCGGACACCTTGTCCATAAGTAAAGAGCCGTCAATAATTTACGTAATTCCTGCAGGGCCAGTTGCCGGGTCTTTTACTGACCAAAGCCGGATTCAGGTTGTGGACACCGTGGCCGGATGGGCGAGAGTTCTGGTCGAAGGGTGGGTTCCTGTCGAAAAAGTAGTCGGCCGAATGGGCGAGAATGCGGTCGTTTTGCAGTCTGCAGGCGAAGTGGAAAAGCCGAAAAAAGCCAAGGTTGAACGGCCGCAATGTATTGCGAAAACAGCGAAGGGCAAGCAGTGTACCCGGAGGGCAGTTCCCGGTTCCAAAAAGTGCTGGCAGCATTCTCAGTGAGACTTACGCTGCTGATTTTGCTGGTGGCAATTGCATCAGCGGGCTATAGTCAATCCCCGGCGAGAATTGCCACGGACTATGAGTGGCAGCTCAGTCAACCGGGGCGAACGCTTTTTCGTGACCGATTGCCTGTCGGTCAGATTGCGCTTGTCGCCGGTAAGAAGGAGAAGGCAACCGGCGAAGTGCTGCAGATGCTGACAGACATCGCTTTCATGCCGGGTGACTCCAATCGATTTTTTGCGGTAGCAATTCGAGTTGGCGAAGGGGATCGCGTGTTTTCGGAAGTTCTTGCGGATGCCGAAGAGCTTCCCGAATTGATTCGCTCCGCACGGTACATTGGTCAGACTGCGCGCGACATCGCATCAACGGAACGCGCAGAAACGAACATCACGTTTCACACGCGTGCGGGTTTCAGTCTCGAATTTGTGCAAGCAGGCACGCGCCAGCAGATATCCGTTGCCCTGCCTGATCCGTTTTCCGACGGCGAAATAATCCGGGACATCTCGTTGGATCAACTTTCATTGTTTGCTGATTTGCTTGATTTGACAATTTTCGAGCTGAACCGTCAGGGTGCGGGCTTGAAAGTGAAGAGCAATAAATAGAAAAATCAAAGTGCGTTATTCCGATTTAACAGAAAAAACAAAGAACCTTGCGCCGGGCAAGCACATTATCGGCGAGTACGGCACGGGCAGAGTTATTATTCACAATGTCGGCACGAGACATCACTATATGTCTCCCCGTCCCGAGTATCGCTTGATTATTGAGACCGGCGGCAAGAGTTATTCACCCCGGCATAGTGATTTTCTGACAGACTATCTGCTTAAATGCGAGTGTCGTCCTGAGCTGAGGCTCGCGCTGTCTGAAGCTTGCGATGCCGTGTGCAATGGAGCCGGTCCGTCCGAGTTAAAGGAATCCGGGAAGTTGCCGCCCCATTTTTCGGAAGTGAGCGACGCGACTTGGACGTATCAGACCTCGAATTTTCAGACAGGCGGGCTTTCGACGGAGCTCTTTTTGAACGGACTGCAAGCGCTGATCCGCGTCTATGATTTGAACGACCCGGAATTGAAAGCCCCGGAGGCATTCCGCAAAGCGTTTCTTGACGTTCAAGGCGGCAAGTCCGTTGCCGAGGCTTCACAGCGGCTCCGTCCGCAGATCAGAGGTGGTAAACGTTACTTCGACCGGCTCGAGCGCGCATAGGCATGAGTTTGTTCACCGGGTTTGGGTTCGCACCTGAACTTAGCGATCAGGTTACCTCGTGAGCGACATTATTTGGATAGTTCTGTTCTGGGTATGCGCAGGGCTGATGGTGTATACTTACTTTGGCTATCCACTTACGCTAAGGTTGTTGAAGAAGCGCTACTCAAGGCCTCCGCTGATGGATGAGAACGATTGGCCCAGGGTTGCAGTGATGATTCCCGCTTACAATGAAGAGACGGTAATCAATGAAAAAGTACTGAACTGTCTTGCACAAGACTACCCGGCAGAAAAACTTCAAGTACTTGTTGGTTCCGATGGAAGCACGGATAAGACGGACGAGCTTGTTGGATCAATTGACGACCCTCGCGTGAAACTCTTGCGACTCGGTGGTCGCAATGGCAAGCCTCTGGTGCTTAACAAGCTTTACGAGCATGCAACAGACGCGGAAGTTGTCGTAATAAGTGATGCAAACATTCAATGGGATAAACAGGCTCTGAGGATGGCATGCAGGCATTTCGCGGACCCGCAAGTGGGTGTCGTCTCTGCCGGTCGTTATGCGATTTCGGACAGTCGCGATGAATTGGCTCTCGAAGAGCAGCACTACACTGCACATGAGAATAACTTGAAGACATTGGAGAGTCATGTCGGGGGAATGAGTGGCGGGCTTGGGATGTTGCTGGCGATTCGCCGATCCTTGTTTCGTCCCTTCCCGCCCGGGTCAGCCAATGACGACACTACACCCATGATATGGGCAACGCTGGCGGGCTATCGATCTGTTTGGGAGATGGAATCCAAAGCCTATGAACGTTCAGGCCAATCATTTCTTGAAGAGTTCCGTCGCCGCATACGGATCGGAGTTGGTAACTACCAGACCCTTTTCCGCTACATCAGTGTTTTGAATCCGCGGTACGGACTTGCTTCATATACCTTCTTCTCTCACAAGGTTGTCCGATGGCTCTTTCCTTTCTTAATGATTGTTGCACTTGTTTCCAATTTCCTATTGCTGGAACTGCCCTTTTATAAGGCGATGCTGGTGTTTCAACTTTCCGTATACACCGTTGGCCTGCTCGGAGGTATACTTGCGGCGTTCAATGTGCGGCTGCCGCCTGTAACCTCGCTTTTTCACTTCCTGGCGATGAATGCAGCGTTACTATGGGGATTCTTTCGTTACCTTAAGCAGGGCAATCGCAAGTTTGTCTGGGAACCAACTGCCCGCAGCAACTAAAGACATGACCAAGAAAATCGACCGCATCTCCTGGGACGAGTATTTCTACAATCTCGTTCATCTCGTATCCATGCGGTCGGCATGTTTGCGCCGCGCAGTCGGGGCGATGATTGTCCGCAATCATCAAATTCTTGCGTCCGGGTACAACGGCCCGCCCGCCGGCCATCCCCATCCGGAAGAATTGGGCGGCTGCGAGCGTGAAATCGAAGGCATAAAGTCAGGTGAACGGCTTGAACTCTGCATCTGCTTGCATGCCGAACAGAATGCACTCTTGCAATGTGCCCGCAACGGAGTCTCCGTCGAAGGCGCGGAAATATACGTAACTGTCTTTCCCTGCCCGATTTGTGCGCGAATGATTGCGAATTCGGGCATTAAGAAGGTCAAGGTTTTCGGAAGCTACCCCGGCGAAGACAGAAGCCGAAAGGTGCTCGAGAATGTTGGCATCAAAGTTGAATTGCTGGATGTCACCGGTTTCCGGACCCCGCTTGCCGGACCGGAAGGCTGGGAGACCGAGTTGGAGAAGTTTAAGAAGTAAACACCCTATAATAAGCTGGTGAGTCTCGCGCCACGAGTACATCACCCGAACCATCAAACCCAGACTGGGGAGTTTGTATGAAGAGATTCAAGACAGGAGTTGCCCGTTGGCTCGTGCTCTGCACGACCGTCGCAGCCGTCGCATTGTTTGCCGGTTGCGAGAGTGATGATGACGACGATGATAATCAGCAGCCGACGTACTCGATGACCGCTGATTACTCCGACGACATTGCGAATGCGTGGATTCAAACCGCGCGGCAGATGGTGAAGAACGCCAGCATGTCACCTCCACGCGCCGCGCGCGCCTATGGCTACCTCGGACAGGTGATTTATGAAGGCGTGGTGAATGGTATGCCGCAGCACATTTCGCTGTATGGCCAGATTAACGGAATGCCGCAAGTTCCTGCGACAAACCCGGACCTCGAATACCATTGGCCGTCTGTAGTGAACAAGGGTTCGCTCGACATTTTGATGTATCTCTTCTCCGATGCGACTCCCGAAGTGCAGGCGTTGGCAACTGCGCAATTCGATGCGATGCACGCCGAATACGAGCAGATTCTCTCCACTGAAGTGCTGCAGCGCTCTGAAGCGTATGGCCAGCTTGTTGCAAGCATCATTCGCGTGTGCGCCGATCAAGACGGTTATGCAACTAATCACAATTGCGCTTACACACCTCCGGTCGGTGAGGGTTTGTGGGAACCGACTCCGCCTGCGTTTGCGCCAAATCCTCTGGAGCCGTGCTGGGGACAGCAGCGTCCATTCGTTCTTGACGATGCCGGTG is a genomic window of bacterium containing:
- a CDS encoding glycosyltransferase family 2 protein produces the protein MSDIIWIVLFWVCAGLMVYTYFGYPLTLRLLKKRYSRPPLMDENDWPRVAVMIPAYNEETVINEKVLNCLAQDYPAEKLQVLVGSDGSTDKTDELVGSIDDPRVKLLRLGGRNGKPLVLNKLYEHATDAEVVVISDANIQWDKQALRMACRHFADPQVGVVSAGRYAISDSRDELALEEQHYTAHENNLKTLESHVGGMSGGLGMLLAIRRSLFRPFPPGSANDDTTPMIWATLAGYRSVWEMESKAYERSGQSFLEEFRRRIRIGVGNYQTLFRYISVLNPRYGLASYTFFSHKVVRWLFPFLMIVALVSNFLLLELPFYKAMLVFQLSVYTVGLLGGILAAFNVRLPPVTSLFHFLAMNAALLWGFFRYLKQGNRKFVWEPTARSN
- a CDS encoding dCMP deaminase family protein; translated protein: MTKKIDRISWDEYFYNLVHLVSMRSACLRRAVGAMIVRNHQILASGYNGPPAGHPHPEELGGCEREIEGIKSGERLELCICLHAEQNALLQCARNGVSVEGAEIYVTVFPCPICARMIANSGIKKVKVFGSYPGEDRSRKVLENVGIKVELLDVTGFRTPLAGPEGWETELEKFKK
- a CDS encoding vanadium-dependent haloperoxidase, whose amino-acid sequence is MKRFKTGVARWLVLCTTVAAVALFAGCESDDDDDDNQQPTYSMTADYSDDIANAWIQTARQMVKNASMSPPRAARAYGYLGQVIYEGVVNGMPQHISLYGQINGMPQVPATNPDLEYHWPSVVNKGSLDILMYLFSDATPEVQALATAQFDAMHAEYEQILSTEVLQRSEAYGQLVASIIRVCADQDGYATNHNCAYTPPVGEGLWEPTPPAFAPNPLEPCWGQQRPFVLDDAGVQCFPDAPPAYSTDPSSQFYTEMMEVYNIVQAADPEQLAIARFWADGGGTSTPPGHWLNVVNIILNSENANLAEAAEIYCKVGIAVNDAFISCWRSKYLMNYLRPVTAIRDLVAGAENWLPPITTPPFPECTSGHSTQSGAVYVVLEDFFGTVSFTDTTANAQYPARTFDSFEDAAWEAAYSRIYGGIHFRFACEEGVTQGECIGQAVLALNFRANS